TCAAATGtgattcaatatatatatatttgtgaTAGCATAGAACAAGCGATTGTTGCCCCACCTTCTAGTAAGTAACGAGCAAAGCTGTAATGATGTTACAAAATCACAAAGTGGTTCATAGCTGAAAactgtttattgtattttaaaatacCGGAAATGGTTCAGCAGGCATCTttttattaacattatttatagtACATTTTTATAACGAATATCTTTTAGTGACCTTAACTGAACATCTTTTTTAAACATACAGGAAATGGTTCAGCAGACATCTTTTTATGATCTGATTGCCATCTTTTATAATGAGTGGCTACACGAGCAACGGACGTAACCAGAACGGCTCATTAATTTGCCAGTGGGCTATATATCAGATATCTTTTAATGGTCTTAACTGAACATCTTTTAACGATTTTTAATCATGTAGGACAAACGACAACTCACTACAACTTTTTAGTAACCCACTTTTCAGTGTGACAGACGATCGGTTGTATCGCAGAGGAAAAAGCATCCACTGTTGACAAAACAAAAAGTAatctattaatatataacttaCTAATTAAAAATGTTGATTGTGAGTGTTAAACAGGTAtagtgttaaaaaataaaaaagctgaGTCTGGGctatagtttaaattttaagttttttataacCATAAGGTACggatgtaaaatcttcaaaaaattttctttttgctgaGTTTGGTCTATATTTTTTTTCAAGGGTTTTTGTGATAACACAATGATCCTGTGTCCTTTGTATTTGTTTAGTCACCACAGAAACAGGGTCAGACTTCATAAGTACCATCTTCTTAATGGTATCGAAATTAACTAATTTAGATGCCTCATAATTTAGACAAATACCTTTAACCTTACAACAAATTTTTTCTTCACCGTTAGGCAAAGTGTATTTATATGCGTAATTTTTAGGCCCTCCAGAAACGAACTCTGAAATATACCCCCCACCCAACTCATCAGTTAAGTCACCTATACACTCACCTATTGGGAGATCAGGTAAGCCAGCCTTGGAAAGGTAAATAGACGAATCTGTGTCGTAATATTTTGCCCGAGACCCAATAATCTCCAGATAAGAGTACAATTTGAGACGAGCCAGAGCCGTAACGTATGATGCCAGAACAACATTAACTGTTGACGACATTGAGTACGCCTCCTCCACATACTCCCACGTAACAACCAGTGTGTCCTCATTTACAGGGATCACCGTATTAACCTGAATGGATGGATTAATCAACATAGCAAAAAATTCTCCAGGCTTGTTTATTATGGATGTTTTAGGGAGGTTCTCTCGCTGAGCGAACTTACCCCAGAAAGAATTGAGCATAAGCTTAGCCAACGACCTCAGACCAGGGTTCTCCGTTATGTCGGAAAACTCCAGCCTGACATCCTCCCTCTGAAGAAACTCCTCGATGTACCGGCTCTTTTCCTCATCCGATACACATCCTCGCGGCCACCCTGAAGCTTGTTGTTTCACTTTGATAAATTTGTTCATCATATCGGAAAAAAGACCTTTCTGAGATTTCGATAACTGTAAAGCATCATAGGACCATATCTCATAGGTCTCAATTATTTTATAACCCTTTGATAAAGCTTTCACTACCTCCTCAATCACCCAAGTACCTGATAGAGCCCGTTCATCATTCGAATGCTCACACTCTTCTTCCGCAAAGTCCTCTCCACACTTTCGGCATAAAACGAACATACATTTACTGTTCATCTTGGTAGGAAGAACAGGATGATAGAGGTTTGTAGGAGGAAGCACCTTACACTTTATTAATCCAGATAACTCAGTAATGTCTACAGCAGTGCATTCCTGTccaatatatattttctttggATGTCCGATTGGGAACTTTCCGTACTTGCATACCCACGGATAAAGCGAACAAACATCAacgtatttaattttttcaccatCTTTACACTTGTAATACTCTACAGTATTGCCTGTACGACCACCATATAAAGCATCTCTAGGATTCAAAGGTAAACTAGCCATAAGAGGATGCCCCTCGGTATACGCCTTTATCTCGGCCGTCAGCATTTTACGGAATTGACATTCCCATATTTCAACCACCTCATATCCTATTGATCTGAGATGCTTAACTTTAGCAATTGTTTTATCATGACGATTTTCCATACAATCTGAAGGATCGTCATGAAGGGGTGCAGTTCTATCTGTAGGGTAACAAGTAGGACAACCGTGGTAATAACAACCTTGAAAATCAAAGATGGTGTTTTCGTAAAGACCGTCCACCCTACAATTTCCAATAAGAGCTTCAGGTCCCCTGGCGGCATGCTGAATTTTAATACAGCGTTGCTTCTCTTCCCACAATAACCACTGCAAAGCTATTTTCGACTGATTATCTTTAAAACGATAGCCACCTTTTGGAATAAGGGCTATTGTGTTTGGTTGTAAGAAATTACGCCTGAATACCTTGTTACACGTCGATGCAACAGTTGTTGCCTCGAAAAACGGACAGACATTTGAAGTATCCATCAACTGTTTTCTGAAAGTGAGACAAGCCTTAGTCAAAATCTCAACATCGCTAATACAATATTCAACAATTTCCTTTTGAAAATCAAAAACGTATCCCTCATCTACTCTTTCAGCGTGCCACGCGATCAGCTTGTCACGTGCATCATCTTTTAAATTATCGGGATCGTAAAATTTTAGATCAGGCATAGGTCCAACATAAGATTGATTTTCCTCTCTGTTAAACAGATGTGGAAAATATCCCTTTTTCAACTCTGTCAACCCAAAAGCTTTAGGTAGAGCAGACAACGCCATTGGAAAGTAATTAAGACTATCGAGAAAACGAGCGTTACCAACAGCCATTGACACCAACTTTGTACCACGCATAATGAGATCAGGGGTTAAATCAGTCTttgttaaaatataatttaaaataaattgatGGTCGAAGCCTCCTCCATTGTGAGCTAACACGACAACattcttgaatttttttctaatttgcaAAATATGATTCATAAAAAGACTTATTACGTCAAGACCCCTCAAAATCTTTTGGCGAAATCCACAAGATTGACAGAAAACTAATTTCATCTCAGGGAGACATTTGTAACAACGTTGATTAAATACACAGAGATTTGGTTCTTGAAGAAGCGAACCATCAGCCAATATCTTTTCCTGACTAGTTTCCAAatcataaaatataaatagaaaatcgCTTGATGGAGGAAGACCAGAATCGGGCTGTATGTAACAAAGATGATCTGACGGACAATTTTTCTTACAAGTTTTACAGAAGACCTCACCACAGACATGACTTTTGGTGTAGATCTTGTAACAGGTCTTACACCTTTTGATTTTATCGCATACCGAACCAGCATGAGCATTGAGACATGCCTCACCGTAGAAGTTTCGCCCACATTGATCGCAGGGTATTTTCACGCAATCTTTGGAACAAGCTGGTGAACGACGACAAGCAAAACATGTACCACCACATCTGTGGTCGTTTTTGTTGTTAAACGGCTGGTGGCACTCCTCACAATAATAAATACAACAAAAAGCAGCTGTCAAAGAAGTGATCACGTTAAAGTGTCCTTCATGATACAAAAGATTTAACGCTGGACCATTAGTGTTACCACAGAACATAACGTCACGACCCTTGCTACCATAACTATACACCACAATTTTGTAATCTGTGAGGTGTCCCTGAAACTGTTGTAGTTCGGGTATTCCTGCCCCTCCGACAGGAATTGTTACATTAGCGGCTTCAATCAGTTGATGGGCTCTTTGTCCTTGTATTTTTCCAATATCTTGACGTACCTTCTTCCATTCTTGGTCCTTATCTACGTGAGCTTTTGCAACCACAAGAGCACGAGGTAAACAAAGATTATccttgtttttaataacaacAGTTCCTCGCCTTTTCAAACACTCCTCGTTAAAGGAGTTATAAGCTCTTCCTCTCGGACCACCTTTTCCCGCGGGCAGTTTTACCGTCGTAATACCCAAACAAAATGTTTCGGTATTGAGGCCGGTGCTATTACTCTGATATATGGAACTAATCTTATCCCATATATCATCAACGGTCACTTCACAGGCAGGCTTGAACCTCATCCAACCCTGACCTCTGGCAAAGTCTTTCGAGCAAAAAGTGAAACCGACCTGATCGGTTGGTTCCAAACCTTCTGTTCCCTTAAGTACAATCTCCTCGATGGCCTTTTTTACCCATCCCACAGGTTCCTCACTCTGCGGCACATCCCTGATTTTAAATTCCAGAGTTCGTCCCTGGAGGCCAAATTTACGAATTTTCTTAAATGTATCTTTAGTGACTAAGAATTTGTTCATGTTTTCGTTATTAAAGGATGAGAAATACGAATTTTCTTAAAATGTATCTTTAGTGACTAAGAATTTGTTCATGTTTTCGTTATTAAAGGATGAGAAATACGAATTTTCTTAAATGTATCTTTAGTGACTAAGAATGTGTTCATGTtttcgttattaaaaaaaactgacCAAATCAAACAACACTAAGTAAtaacataataataaatattcaaaacttAGAATTCAAAAAAATTAGAACCCAAACactaaatatgttttaaaaatttcaaaaaaaaattgttttcgacAAAATCAAAGTTTGCCACTCAACAGAGCACACTTCTGAACGATATAAAACTCACCAGAGCACACGTCTGAACGCTAGGAATATCTGAAACAGAATGAAGAAAATGCCGTAATGTAAGGTATTAAATATACTTCTAGTCGGACGGAAAACTAAATGTTATTATGTTATGCTCAAAAGGCCCCTGCAAAGTGTAGATTTGTGCTTGTTCTTCCATAAGAATCAATGTAAAAGTGCTGCATTTAAGACATTTATTGAACTTGGATACATTTTTCAAGGAAGTATCAGTACTACCAACATAAAAAGAAGCAGTACGGCCAACTTAGAACAAATATTACCAGAAAGTAAAAGATACTTTGTGATGATTAGATTGGAGCAGGCACATAAAATTATAAGTCGACTCATTCATAGTTAATTCTTCATTATTCTATCACAAGAAGGATTCATGGTTAGGAATTGAAAGTGGGTTTCATATAATTCTTCTTCCTGGTCTAGTTacgaaaatatttgaaaaatgggCAACATAATTATGATAGATGTCAGCTACTTAGCGAAAGATGTGGAAAATGTATGAAGAGAACCGATATACATATATCGAGATATGATGAATAAACACGACATTGAAAACTGTTCAGTTAGATTTGCATAACATTTCGGCGAGAAAACTCCCGCCACTTTCATCACTAACACACTCGATAACACAATAAGTTTTCATTCTTCGAATAACCGTCAAAGCAGGCACAGCAGTTGCTCCAGTATGAAACAGTACATTCAGTTAAACTTGATTAAGACATGTATCGAGCAAGAATTTATCCGAACCAGCTACGCAGGCGCGTGTTTACCGGCTAGTTTAATATTTCATGAAGTTGCCAGCCAGTATGGGATAAAGACAGAGGTGGTAGTAGGTGCAAAGTTCTACTCAAATGGAATTGTAATTACGCCCCATTTCTGGAATGAACATACGAACTAGTATACGGCCCAACAGATGCAATTACAAAACATCATCTACCTCATCAAATAGAATTTACGATGAAAAAAGGAATGTTATGTGTAAAAGCGGCGAAGACATAAAAATGTAgaatatttattatgattttcagaaaagcaaatcgaCGACTGCCTATTTTAAAGAGGCTCCTGCAGGTCTGCtggaaatacgaaaaaatatttttattactgtaGCAAAGAtacttaggaaaaaataaataaatttttgaagtaattGTTTTTTATATACAACTCAGTTATTGACAATGACCTACTTAGctataaaacaaataattaaagaatTAGGTTATATTGTTACAAACAATATATCACTTGTTAATAGGAAGTACGTCATTGATGCTTGTAGCAAAAAGGTTGTTGAGCGCAAAGAAAGTGTGATAgcagagaaagagagagagagatagagagagttAGGTGCTGACACGttctgtcacgttctgttaggtgctgacacgttctgtcacgttattttacgtcacgttcTGTCACGTTCTGTCACGTTCTGTTGAGTACTGTCACGTGATTTACGTCATTCACGTAACGCTCTGTTAGTtactgtcacgttctgttagttACTGTGACGTTCTGTGTCACGTGATTACTGCATGAAGTAAACTATGATTCAGCGTTATGTCTGAGGTTATACAGCGATAATTTAACGGTTAGCGCCAAGTCAGATGCAAGTCAGATGCTAGTCAGATGCAAGTCAGATGTATGCCAGATGCATGTTAGCTATATGTCAGATGCGAGTTAGCGGATATAGATAAAGGTGTTAACTAGAGAAACGGCATTCAGATACAAGAAAATTAACGGTGAACATCGTGTCAAGCAGCTTGctaagttattaaaaaaagtatAATTCACTCAAAATAATAATGCAACGTGAACAACAACTCAAAACAGTTTTAACACCTAGTACTGAACCTCTTGGAGAACTAAACAATTATCTGAAAACTTCACATCAGACAGAGAAGCATGAAGAGACCAGCGGACACCAAAACAATCGTTTGAGAAATATGCGCCAGAAGGATGAAGAAAGcacagatgaagaagaagatgaacacCTTCAAAAATATTGGCATCATTCACCAGACCTTGATAGAGCTTATGGTCCACACTATGTTTGGAAAACTGATAAATGGCTAATGGGTGATATGGAAATCAAATTTGCTCCTAAGAATATACTGATTAACGATAGCAAGTACAAGGCTACTTGTGGGCTATATACtgttataattttatatgtatCCTCAAGACTTTACACCAAATGATAGcctaaactataaaaaaaaaaaaatattagaagtcACAGGTGTTCATAGAGATTCCCTAGGATATTTGAGGCATCAAGCATTCCCGGATAAATTTAATAAGATCATAAaacctttgtttaaaaataactcaaacatGCGTCGAAGCCCCTGTGAAAATGTTCGGAAAACTGAGAAAAAACATCGTAAGAGTGTTGAACGCTCTGACCGACAATTTAAACAGCGCACAAGCATAGATTACGAGACATCATCGTTTAACCATTATGTCGTTGGACCTCTggataaaaatgttaaaataaatcgactagggcatttagtttttaattaaaaactgtaATAATGTACTagcataaaaaaaaatttaaataaaataataaaatgactCATATTGTCTCTTATTTACTAACCCAATGCATTACAAAGAGtgtcaatatatttttaaaaataaaaataagttgggtcgtacataaaatagaaaatgcaacACGATTATTATCACactgttaaaaaataaataccaGCTACGCTTGGtcgtatataaaatataaatgacagcTACGCTTCATTGTATATTGTTGAAAAACAAAAGTACGGTAGAATGCGGCATAAAAAGATACTGAAATAAATCATAAAATTGTTCAGAAATATACGGACAGGTGTTGCATCATACATGCCTGAAAAAcatgaaataaaacaaatttataaatcaaattagAAAATAAGAACTAAACGGTAAAATACTATTATCCTAATGCAGATAACAAGAAAAATGTGCTAAAAGAAGACGGAGTACCGCGCTAAATGTATCATAAAAAGTTACTATTCTTGAGTGTCCGGGAGTCGGCATACCACCGATTCGGGACCACATGGCGATTTTGGTGCATGAAAGTGGCCAcgtatcggcataccgattctgggcCATATGCGGATTCTAGACCATGAAAGTATTAGAACTAAATAGTAAAATATGATTATCTTAATGTAAAAACCTAcctcatttatttatgtaacaaGGAAATATTAAAAGATGAAAAAGTACAGTAGAAATGAGTCATAAACAGCTATTATTATTTTAGGGATAAAACGTAAAATCAGTTAAAAATATTAGCGACAGATACATCCTACGATATGATAAAAACAAgtaataaaattacttataatAAATCACATTGAATATAAGAATAAAATCACCTATAGTACACACATTTTATTTTAAGAGAAGTATATATAGATACCTAGAAGACCTGCAAACAAGTTGGGAAGAGAGAATTAAAACCAGTATTACCCATAGATGAAAGGAAACACATGTACAtccaaattatttaacaaaaatagcAAACCAATAAATTCATAAAAACCATATGTAAAATAAACAGCAAAATCTCTTACCTTAATTGAATATTTTCCACTGAACACTGTAACTATACTGTAGAAACTGTCAGATGTCGACTGTGGTATATGCTCGTTTATTTCAGTATTTATAGGCGAAATTCACACAGCATGAACGTGATCAAATGAAATTGAATGTGTTTTGCAAAAACAAGAccttatagttttaaaaatatgtgataACATTTACACAAATAACAACTGCGGTTACATGTTATCATCCGACTACATCCGGACTTTTAGCATTGTGGCTTGTCATATCTTTGGaggttaatattaacaaaaataacgTCTGCACTCTTTTCTTATCAACCATACACACCCGGCATgttaacaaacaacttaaaatatttt
The window above is part of the Diabrotica virgifera virgifera chromosome 2, PGI_DIABVI_V3a genome. Proteins encoded here:
- the LOC126879667 gene encoding uncharacterized protein LOC126879667, with amino-acid sequence MNKFLVTKDTFKKIRKFGLQGRTLEFKIRDVPQSEEPVGWVKKAIEEIVLKGTEGLEPTDQVGFTFCSKDFARGQGWMRFKPACEVTVDDIWDKISSIYQSNSTGLNTETFCLGITTVKLPAGKGGPRGRAYNSFNEECLKRRGTVVIKNKDNLCLPRALVVAKAHVDKDQEWKKVRQDIGKIQGQRAHQLIEAANVTIPVGGAGIPELQQFQGHLTDYKIVVYSYGSKGRDVMFCGNTNGPALNLLYHEGHFNVITSLTAAFCCIYYCEECHQPFNNKNDHRCGGTCFACRRSPACSKDCVKIPCDQCGRNFYGEACLNAHAGSVCDKIKRCKTCYKIYTKSHVCGEVFCKTCKKNCPSDHLCYIQPDSGLPPSSDFLFIFYDLETSQEKILADGSLLQEPNLCVFNQRCYKCLPEMKLVFCQSCGFRQKILRGLDVISLFMNHILQIRKKFKNVVVLAHNGGGFDHQFILNYILTKTDLTPDLIMRGTKLVSMAVGNARFLDSLNYFPMALSALPKAFGLTELKKGYFPHLFNREENQSYVGPMPDLKFYDPDNLKDDARDKLIAWHAERVDEGYVFDFQKEIVEYCISDVEILTKACLTFRKQLMDTSNVCPFFEATTVASTCNKVFRRNFLQPNTIALIPKGGYRFKDNQSKIALQWLLWEEKQRCIKIQHAARGPEALIGNCRVDGLYENTIFDFQGCYYHGCPTCYPTDRTAPLHDDPSDCMENRHDKTIAKVKHLRSIGYEVVEIWECQFRKMLTAEIKAYTEGHPLMASLPLNPRDALYGGRTGNTVEYYKCKDGEKIKYVDVCSLYPWVCKYGKFPIGHPKKIYIGQECTAVDITELSGLIKCKVLPPTNLYHPVLPTKMNSKCMFVLCRKCGEDFAEEECEHSNDERALSGTWVIEEVVKALSKGYKIIETYEIWSYDALQLSKSQKGLFSDMMNKFIKVKQQASGWPRGCVSDEEKSRYIEEFLQREDVRLEFSDITENPGLRSLAKLMLNSFWGKFAQRENLPKTSIINKPGEFFAMLINPSIQVNTVIPVNEDTLVVTWEYVEEAYSMSSTVNVVLASYVTALARLKLYSYLEIIGSRAKYYDTDSSIYLSKAGLPDLPIGECIGDLTDELGGGYISEFVSGGPKNYAYKYTLPNGEEKICCKVKGICLNYEASKLVNFDTIKKMVLMKSDPVSVVTKQIQRTQDHCVITKTLEKKYRPNSAKRKFFEDFTSVPYGYKKLKI